The DNA region TTGGAGAAGCTCTCCAACAGATGCCACTCTATGCTAAGTTCTTGAAAGATATGCTAACCAAGAAGAACCGGTACATTCATAATGACACAATTCTTGTGGAGGGCAACTGTAGTGTGGTCATTCAGCGCATCCTTCCCCCGAAGCATAAAGATCCAGGAAGTGTCACTATACCGTGTTCTATTGGTGAGGTTTCTGTGGGTAAAGCTCTCATtgacttgggagctagtatcaatttaatgcctctTTCCATATGTCGGCgacttggagagatagagataatgccCACACGCATG from Glycine soja cultivar W05 chromosome 8, ASM419377v2, whole genome shotgun sequence includes:
- the LOC114424057 gene encoding uncharacterized protein LOC114424057, translating into MPLYAKFLKDMLTKKNRYIHNDTILVEGNCSVVIQRILPPKHKDPGSVTIPCSIGEVSVGKALIDLGASINLMPLSICRRLGEIEIMPTRMTLLLADRSIIRPYGVSKKIWLGSNI